GCATACCGGGGACTCCATCACCGTGGCTCCGGCCCAGACTCTGACCGATCGCGAATATCAACGTATGCGGACCGCGGCTATCGCGGTCATCCGGGAGATTGGGGTGGAGACCGGGGGCTCCAATATCCAGTTTGCCATTCATCCGGAGACCGGGGAAATGGTGGTCATCGAGATGAATCCCCGGGTCTCCCGCTCTTCGGCTCTGGCCTCCAAGGCCACCGGCTTCCCCATCGCCAAGATGGCGGCCAAGCTGGCCGTGGGCTATACCCTGGATGAACTTCCCAACGACATTACCCGGGAGACCAAGGCCGCCTTTGAGCCCACCATCGACTACGTGGTGGTGAAATGCCCCCGGTTTACCTTTGAAAAATTTCCCGAGACCCGGGACGAGATCACCACTTCCATGCGCTCGGTGGGGGAGACCATGGCCATCGGGCGCACCTTTAAAGAGGCCCTGCAGAAGGCCTTGCGGGGACTGGAGATTGGGCGTTTCGGGTTCGGGGCCGACGGAAAGTCCCCTTCGGATCGGGGAGAGGTCCTTCCCCGGGAACTCCTTGTGGAAAAGCTTGCCCGGCCCAACAGCCAGCGCATCTTCTTCCTGCGGGAGGCTTTACGGGCCGGCTTTTCCGTAGACGAAATCTATGAACTCACCCGGATCGACCGGTGGTTCCTCTGGCAACTGGCGGAGATCCTGGAGATTGAAGATCGTTACCGGGGGCGCGCGCTTTCCGACCTTTCCGCCGAAGATCTGCGGGAACTCAAGCAGGCGGGGTTTTCCGATCGCCAGATCGCCTTTCTTACCGGTTCCTCGGAAGAAGAGGTGCGCCGCCGGCGTCTTTCCCTGGAGGTCCGAACCACCTACAAGCTGGTGGATACCTGTGCCGCGGAATTTGAGGCCTATACCCCTTATTATTACTCCACCTACGAGGTGGAAAACGAGGCCCGCAGTTCTAAAAAGCGCAAGGTCATGATCCTGGGCGGAGGCCCCAACCGCATCGGCCAGGGAATCGAATTTGATTACTGTTGCGTGCACGCCTCCTTTGCCCTGCGAGAGATGGGGATCGAGTCTATCATGGTGAATTCCAATCCAGAGACCGTCTCCACCGACTACGACACCTCCGACCGCCTCTATTTTGAGCCTCTCACCCTGGAGGATGTGCTCAACATTTATGAAGAGGAGGAGCCCGAGGGGGTCATTGTGCAGTTCGGGGGGCAGACTCCGCTCAATCTGGCGGTGCCTCTTTCCCGGGCCGGGGTGCCCATTCTGGGGACCTCCCCGGACAGCATCGACCGGGCCGAGGACCGGGAGCGCTTTGTGGAACTGCTGGACAAGCTGGGGCTCAAGAAGCCCCCGGCCGGCACGGCTTTTACCGTGGAAGAGGCGGTGGAGGTGGCGGAAAGAATCGGCTATCCGGTACTGGTGCGGCCCTCCTATGTTCTCGGGGGCCGAGCCATGCAGATCGTCTATTCCGAAGAGGAGCTGCGGCGTTATATGGCCGAGGCCGCGCAGGTCAACCCCGAACACCCGGTCCTCATCGACAAGTTCCTGGAGGACGCCACCGAGGTGGATGTGGACGCCATCTCCGACGGAGAGATCACCGTGGTGGCCGGGATCATGGAACATATCGAGGAGGCCGGGGTGCACTCCGGGGATTCGGCCTGCGTGCTCCCTCCGGTCCATATTCCCTCTCCCCTCATCGAGGAGATCAAGGAGGCCACCCGGGCCCTGGCCCGGGAGTTGCAAGTGGTGGGCCTCATGAATGTGCAGTACGCCATCAAGGACGGGGAACTCTATGTTCTGGAGGTCAATCCTCGGGCCAGCCGTACGGTGCCTTTTGTCTCCAAGGCCATCGGGGTGCCGCTGGCCCGCCTGGCCACCCGCATCATGCTGGGCCAAAGTCTGAAAAGCCTGGGTTTTACCCGGGAGATCGAACCCCGGCACCTTTCGGTCAAGGAGGCCGTCTTTCCCTTCCGGCGCTTTCCCGGGGTGGACGTCATGCTGGGCCCGGAGATGAAATCCACCGGAGAGGTCATGGGGATCGATCGGGAGTTCCCCTTGGCCTACGCCAAGGCCCAGTTTGCGGCCGGAATGCGGCTGCCCACCGAGGGACGGGTCTTTATCTCCGTGAAAGACCGGGACAAGGACAAGGTGGTGGAGGTAGCCCGGACCTTAGCGGAGGCGGGTTTTGAAATCCTGGCCACCCGGGGCACGGCGGAGTATCTCCGCAGTTGCGGACTTTCCGCCCGGGTGATCCCCAAGATTTCCGAAGGCCTGAGACCCAACGCTGTGGATTACCTTAAAAACGGCGAGATTCACCTGGTGATCAACACTGCGGAAGGCAAGGTGAGCCGGGAGGACGCCTATCTCATCCGGCGCTACGCCATGGAACTTGACATCCCTTACGCCACTACCATCTCCGGGGCCCGGGCTATGGCCTGCGCCATCCGCCGCCTCAAAGAAATCGGAGGTTTCCGGGTGCGGGCCCTTCAGGATTACTACCGCGAGATTCCGGACTGTTACTACGCCCGCCGGGGTCTTCTTTAAGCTTGCCAGGCGTGGGAGGAAGGGGCCTTTATCTTCTCCTAGCGGTGCTCCTTGATCGCCTGTTGGGAGATCCCTCCTTCGGGCATCCGGTAAGACTCATCGGGTTTTTAGGAGAAGCGGGCTTCCGGGTTTTCAAATCTTTAAGGGCCCTGGGAGGGCTCTTGACCCTCTTTTTCTGCGGGGGACTTTTTGTGGGATTGGTCTGGGGCTCGGTAAAGGGGGTCCCCTGGCTTGAACCCCTGTGGCTCTTTTATTTTCTGGCCTTGACCTCTCTGGAAAGAGAGGTGGGCCAGGTCTTTGAGGCCCTGAAGGGGGAGGGGCTTTCTGCGGCCCGCAAGCGCCTGCGGTATCTGGTCTCCCGTCGGGTGGAACTTCTGGATGAGACCGGGGTGATCCGCGGGGCGCTGGAGACCCTGGCCGAAAATTTCAACGACGGGTTCTGTGGCCCGCTTTTCTGGTATGTGGTGGGCGGACTTCCCGGGACGGCCTTTTACAAGGTGGTGGAAACCCTAGATTCTATGTTCGGCTATCCTTACGGTCCTTATCGGGCCTTCGGCTGGCCTATAGCCCGTCTGGATGATCTTCTGAATCTGGTCCCGGCCCGGCTTTCTGCGGTTTTTCTAGCCCTTGCGGCTCCCTTTTGCGGAGGTTCCTTTTTCGAGACCCTGCGGGTGGCCCTGCGGGACGCCCCGGCCCACCCTTCCCCCAACGCCGGCTGGCCGGAGGCTGCCTTAGCCGGAGCCCTGGGTATTTCCCTGGGAGGCCCCATTCCCTATCCCCGGGGGTGGGAGGAGCGGGCCTGGCTCGGGGAAGGGCTGCGGGCTCCCCGTCTGGAGGATTATTCTTGCGCCCTGCGGCTCACTCGCCTAGCGGCCCTTTGGGCCCTGGCTACGGCGCTTTTGGTCTTTTTCTTTTGAGGTTATGCTATAAGATATGGCCGGGATTTCCCGAAAAGGACTCCTTTCCGAGATCAACGTGACCCCTCTGGTGGATGTCATGCTGGTCCTTTTGATCATCTTTATGATCACCGCGCCCCTTCTTACCACCGGCCTTAAGGTAGACCTCCCCGAGACCCAGGCGGGAGAACTGCAGGCTACCGGAAAGCCTCTGGTGATTGTGATCACCCGGGAGGGGAAGATCTTGGTGGGCCGGAAGGTCCTTTCTCTAAAAAGGCTTTCCCGCTGGCTTGCGGAGGCCCGCTCCGCCGGCCTCATTAAAGAGGTCCAGCTCCAGGCCGACCGTCGTGTGCCCTACGAGGTAGTGGCCCGGGTCCTGGGAGAACTCTCGGCCGCAGGCATCACCTCCGTGGCCCTGGTGACCCAACCCCTGGAGCATGAAGGGTCTTAAAAAATTTTTCCTTTTGAGCCTGGTCCTCCACCTCCTGGCTCTGGGAGTCTTTACCCGAGGGCTGGCTACTAAACCCCAACCCCGGACGGTAGAAATACGTTTGGCCCGGCTGGAGGTGAAATCTCCTCCGAAAAGCTCTCCCTTGAGTCTTTCCCGCCCGGAAAAGAAGCCCCCTTCCAAGCCCCAAAAATCCCTTAAAAGAAAAAAGGTCCTCTCCCAAAAGAAAAGGACCCGAAGGGCCCCCAGAAGAAAAAAAGTGATTTCAAAAAAAGCTTCAATAGTTAAACACAATTGGGCTAATAAACGAAAAAAAATAAAAAATACTGGAACAGAAGTAGCTGCCGGGGAGGAAAGGCTCCTGGAGGAGCGTCTGGCGGAGCTCTCTTTGCGTCGGAGATTGGAAGCGCTCAAGAAGGAGGTTTCCCAGAAAGAGGCCTCCGGAGGGGGGAGAGAGATCCCTGAAAACTTCGGGGCCCTTTTAAGGACCCATCTTCAGAGCTTTTGGGAAATTCCGGCCTCCCTTTCCGGTCGCAGAGATCTTTCGGCCCTGGTGGTGTTGCGTCTTTCGTCCACCGGGGAACTTCTCGGGTATCGCTTCCTCCGCTCTTCCGGGAATCCCCTTTTTGACCGGGCGGTGGAGGCCGCCCTTAAGGCGGCCAGTCCCTATCCTCCCCCCGGAAGACCCCTGGAGATCCGGGTCCTTTTTCGGCCCGAGGGCCTGAGCTAGCCCTCCACCCTTTCCACCCGTTTGGCCTTGCCCGGATGCCGGGGAAGTTCCCCTTCGGAAAGGAGTTTTACCTCTGCGTGGAAGCCCAGGAAATTGTAAATCTCTTCGGCCAGTTTTTCCCGCAGACTTTCGTCGCGCTGGCGGCACTCCACCAGGATCTCCACGAAGTCCTTTCCGGCGCGTTTTCCGATGCGGATGAGATATTCGGGGGTGGTCTCCGGATGTCGCATGAGGATTTCTTCGATCTGTCGGGGGTAGAAGTTTACCCCCTTGACCTTGAGCATGTCGTCGGTGCGACCTTTGATGCGGTCCACCCGGAGCATGGTGCGTCCGCAGCTGCAACGCTCCCGAGAGAGGATGCGGGTGATGTCCCGGGTGCGGTAACGGATGAGAGGAAGGCCCTCCCGGGTAAGGGTGGTGACCACCATTTCCCCCTCCTCTCCGTCCGGTAGGACCTCTCCGGTCTCCGGGTGCACAATCTCCACCAGATAGTGATCCTCCCAGACGTGGATCCCCTCATGGGCGCGGCAGTCTATACCCAGGCCTACGCCTCCGGTCTCGGTCATGCCGATGATATCGAAGGTCTCGATGCCCATGGCCTCTTCGATGTAACGGCGGGTCTCGTCGCTCCAGACCTCGGCTCCGAAGATGCCCACCCGGAGGGCGGTCTCCCGAAAGTCAAAACCCTCCTCCCGGGCTACTTCGATAAGGCGCAGGGGGTAGGAGGCGATGGCTCCCAGGGCCGTGGTCCTGAAATCCTTGATGAATTTAAGTTGCATAAGGGTGCGGCCCGGGCCGATGGGCACCACAAAGCAGCCGAGGCGTTCGGCCCCGTAGTGGAAGCCGAAGCCTCCATTGAAAAGGCCAAATCCCGGGGTGATCTGGAGCACGTCCGCAGCGGTCACTCCTGCCGCGGCCAGACACCGGGCCATGATTTCCGCCCACTGTTCCACATCCGCCCGGGTGTAAGGATTAATGACCGGGGTGCCCGTGGTCCCGGAAGACATATGAAAACGTACGAAGGCCTCCTTGGGAGCACAGGCCAGGCCCAAGGGATAGGCCTCCCGCAATTCATCCTTGGTGATGAAGGGGAGTTCTTTTACCTGCGAGAGATCCTGCAGGTCCTCCGGGGCTATTCCGGAAAATCTCTGGGCGTAGCGGGGATTGTTCCTTTGGATATGGGCCAGGGTCCGGCGCAGACGCTCCAGTTGGAGTCTTTCCAGTTCTTCACGGGGCATGGTCTCCAGACGCGGCTGATACATCCCTAACCTCCCTTCCGAGCTTTTTCTACGGCCCGCTTAAAACCCTCGCGGGACCTTTCAATCACCCTTTCGTCAACGCAGAAGGCCAGGCGAATGTGCCCCGGGGCCCCGAAGCCCCGTCCGGGCACGGCCAGAATAAGCTCTTCCTGAAGCAGCCGACAGAACTCCACATCATCCACCGGGGTCTTGGGAAAGACGTAAAAGGCCCCTTCCGGACGCACGAATTCCAGGCCCGCTTCGGCCAGAATTTCACAGAGAAGATCCCGCCGGCGCTGATAGACCGAGACTTCCACCAGGGTCTCCGCACACCGGGCGGCGATACGCTGGGCCAGAGCCGGGGCGTTAACGAAGCCCAGGATGCGGTTGGCCAAGATGAGGGCGGCCAGAATTTCTTCCTTTCCCGGCATTTCCGGGTGTACGGCCACAAAGCCGATCCGTTCTCCCGGAAGGCTTAGTTCCTTGGAAAAGCTCCCCACCACGAAACTGGCTTCGTAATGCTGGAAGATCGTCGGAGTACGCTTTCCGTCGAAGACCAGGTTACGGTAGGGCTCGTCGGAGACCAGGTAGACGGGCCGGCCTAGGGCCTGGCTCTTCCCCCGCAAGAGTTCGGAAAGGGCCGCCAGGTCTTCTTCCGGATAGAGTCTACCCGTGGGATTGTGGGGAGAGTTCAGGAGAACGGCCTTGGTCTTTTTCCCGATAGCCGCTTCCAGGGCTTCCAGGTCCAGGGAAAAGTCCTCGCGAGTGGCTACCGGTCGGGGCACCCCCCGGTGATTTTCCACATAAAAGACGTATTCCACAAAGAAAGGCGAGGGGAAGACCACTTCGTCTCCGGGCTCAAGCAGGGTCTTGAAGATGATGTTGAGCCCCCCGGCGGCCCCACAGGTGAGAACCACTTCTTCCGCAGAGACCGACACCCCTTGCTCGCGGCTTACCTTGCGGGCCATGGCCTCTCGGGCGAAGGGAAAGCCGGCGTTAGGCATATAGGCGTGGAGTTCCGGACGATCCTCCGCCAGGATCTCCTCTAGGGCCTTGCGCACCTCCGGGGGGGGAGGCACATCGGGATTGCCCAGGCTGAAATCGCAGACCCGTTCGGGCCCGTATTGGGCCTTAAGCCGGGCCCCCTCTTCAAACATCTTCCTTATCCAGGAGGCCCTTTCCAGATAGCCTTTGATCTGGGTGGCGATCACGAGCTTCCTCCTTGGGTCCAGGATTTCCGGATGTTCTTTTATTACAAAAGTGGGCAAAAATAAAGACTGGAGGGGGAGAGCTCCCGGGTCTTGCGGTTAGGAAAGAGGCCAGTAACGGCTGAAAAAGCGCTTAACGTCTTCTAAGTATTCTCGGAATTTGGCGGAGGGTTCCCCCCTTATCTCCGGCTTTCCGTCCCCGGAAAGGACCCGAATTACCCGGGCCACGCTTTCGGCAAGTCCGGTAAGGCTGTAGCCTCCCTCCAGGGTCAGGAGAAGGCGCCCTTCGGCACTCTCTTCCGCCACCTCTTTGATTACCTGGGCCAGAGCCCCGAACCCTTGAGAGGTGACCCGCATACCCCCCAGGGGGTCGTCCTCGTGGGGGTCAAACCCGGCAGAGACGATCACCAGTTCCGGCCGGAAGGCCCGGGCCACCGGCCGCAGGACCTCCTCAAAGACCGCCAGATACTCCGCATCCCCACAGCCTGCGGGAAGAGGCACATTTACCGTATAGCCTTCGCCCTCTCCGTGGCCTACCTCTTCCAGGCGACCGGTCCCTGGATAATAGGGAAACTGGTGGGTGGAAAAGTAAAGGACCTTCCGGTGTTGGTAGAAGGAGCGTTGGGTGCCGTTTCCGTGATGGAGATCCCAGTCCACCAGGAGGATACGGGAGAATTTGAGGACTTTTAGGGCATAGTGGGCGGCCAGGGCCGCGTTGTTGAAAAGACAGAACCCCATGGCCTGATCGTATTCGGCATGATGCCCCGGGGGCCGCACCAGGCAGAAGACGGAGGAAAAGTTCTCCCGAAAGAG
This portion of the Thermosulfurimonas marina genome encodes:
- the carB gene encoding carbamoyl-phosphate synthase large subunit; translation: MPKRTDLKKILIIGSGPIVIGQACEFDYSGTQAVKALREEGYEVVLVNSNPATIMTDPEMAHRTYIEPLTPEVLTEIIKEERPDALLPTLGGQTGLNLAFELSRRGVLERYGVELLAAKAEVIEKAEDREKFREAMARIGLKVPRSEIVRSLSEAESAARKIGFPLIIRPSFTLGGTGGGVAYNIEELREIVEQGLELSLIHQVMLEESVLGWKEFELEVMRDRKDSVVIICSIENFDPMGVHTGDSITVAPAQTLTDREYQRMRTAAIAVIREIGVETGGSNIQFAIHPETGEMVVIEMNPRVSRSSALASKATGFPIAKMAAKLAVGYTLDELPNDITRETKAAFEPTIDYVVVKCPRFTFEKFPETRDEITTSMRSVGETMAIGRTFKEALQKALRGLEIGRFGFGADGKSPSDRGEVLPRELLVEKLARPNSQRIFFLREALRAGFSVDEIYELTRIDRWFLWQLAEILEIEDRYRGRALSDLSAEDLRELKQAGFSDRQIAFLTGSSEEEVRRRRLSLEVRTTYKLVDTCAAEFEAYTPYYYSTYEVENEARSSKKRKVMILGGGPNRIGQGIEFDYCCVHASFALREMGIESIMVNSNPETVSTDYDTSDRLYFEPLTLEDVLNIYEEEEPEGVIVQFGGQTPLNLAVPLSRAGVPILGTSPDSIDRAEDRERFVELLDKLGLKKPPAGTAFTVEEAVEVAERIGYPVLVRPSYVLGGRAMQIVYSEEELRRYMAEAAQVNPEHPVLIDKFLEDATEVDVDAISDGEITVVAGIMEHIEEAGVHSGDSACVLPPVHIPSPLIEEIKEATRALARELQVVGLMNVQYAIKDGELYVLEVNPRASRTVPFVSKAIGVPLARLATRIMLGQSLKSLGFTREIEPRHLSVKEAVFPFRRFPGVDVMLGPEMKSTGEVMGIDREFPLAYAKAQFAAGMRLPTEGRVFISVKDRDKDKVVEVARTLAEAGFEILATRGTAEYLRSCGLSARVIPKISEGLRPNAVDYLKNGEIHLVINTAEGKVSREDAYLIRRYAMELDIPYATTISGARAMACAIRRLKEIGGFRVRALQDYYREIPDCYYARRGLL
- the cbiB gene encoding adenosylcobinamide-phosphate synthase CbiB; protein product: MGGRGLYLLLAVLLDRLLGDPSFGHPVRLIGFLGEAGFRVFKSLRALGGLLTLFFCGGLFVGLVWGSVKGVPWLEPLWLFYFLALTSLEREVGQVFEALKGEGLSAARKRLRYLVSRRVELLDETGVIRGALETLAENFNDGFCGPLFWYVVGGLPGTAFYKVVETLDSMFGYPYGPYRAFGWPIARLDDLLNLVPARLSAVFLALAAPFCGGSFFETLRVALRDAPAHPSPNAGWPEAALAGALGISLGGPIPYPRGWEERAWLGEGLRAPRLEDYSCALRLTRLAALWALATALLVFFF
- a CDS encoding ExbD/TolR family protein is translated as MAGISRKGLLSEINVTPLVDVMLVLLIIFMITAPLLTTGLKVDLPETQAGELQATGKPLVIVITREGKILVGRKVLSLKRLSRWLAEARSAGLIKEVQLQADRRVPYEVVARVLGELSAAGITSVALVTQPLEHEGS
- a CDS encoding energy transducer TonB, producing the protein MRRRLEALKKEVSQKEASGGGREIPENFGALLRTHLQSFWEIPASLSGRRDLSALVVLRLSSTGELLGYRFLRSSGNPLFDRAVEAALKAASPYPPPGRPLEIRVLFRPEGLS
- a CDS encoding phenylacetate--CoA ligase family protein, whose product is MYQPRLETMPREELERLQLERLRRTLAHIQRNNPRYAQRFSGIAPEDLQDLSQVKELPFITKDELREAYPLGLACAPKEAFVRFHMSSGTTGTPVINPYTRADVEQWAEIMARCLAAAGVTAADVLQITPGFGLFNGGFGFHYGAERLGCFVVPIGPGRTLMQLKFIKDFRTTALGAIASYPLRLIEVAREEGFDFRETALRVGIFGAEVWSDETRRYIEEAMGIETFDIIGMTETGGVGLGIDCRAHEGIHVWEDHYLVEIVHPETGEVLPDGEEGEMVVTTLTREGLPLIRYRTRDITRILSRERCSCGRTMLRVDRIKGRTDDMLKVKGVNFYPRQIEEILMRHPETTPEYLIRIGKRAGKDFVEILVECRQRDESLREKLAEEIYNFLGFHAEVKLLSEGELPRHPGKAKRVERVEG
- a CDS encoding pyridoxal phosphate-dependent aminotransferase, which produces MIATQIKGYLERASWIRKMFEEGARLKAQYGPERVCDFSLGNPDVPPPPEVRKALEEILAEDRPELHAYMPNAGFPFAREAMARKVSREQGVSVSAEEVVLTCGAAGGLNIIFKTLLEPGDEVVFPSPFFVEYVFYVENHRGVPRPVATREDFSLDLEALEAAIGKKTKAVLLNSPHNPTGRLYPEEDLAALSELLRGKSQALGRPVYLVSDEPYRNLVFDGKRTPTIFQHYEASFVVGSFSKELSLPGERIGFVAVHPEMPGKEEILAALILANRILGFVNAPALAQRIAARCAETLVEVSVYQRRRDLLCEILAEAGLEFVRPEGAFYVFPKTPVDDVEFCRLLQEELILAVPGRGFGAPGHIRLAFCVDERVIERSREGFKRAVEKARKGG
- a CDS encoding histone deacetylase family protein, coding for MQVGLVYDDIFLRHRPGDYHPERPERLVKIRERLAQEDLAPRVSWLAPRKATKEEILWNHSEAHYERIAATAGKPYVQLDPDTATSEDSFEAALYAVGAQFVALDELFRENFSSVFCLVRPPGHHAEYDQAMGFCLFNNAALAAHYALKVLKFSRILLVDWDLHHGNGTQRSFYQHRKVLYFSTHQFPYYPGTGRLEEVGHGEGEGYTVNVPLPAGCGDAEYLAVFEEVLRPVARAFRPELVIVSAGFDPHEDDPLGGMRVTSQGFGALAQVIKEVAEESAEGRLLLTLEGGYSLTGLAESVARVIRVLSGDGKPEIRGEPSAKFREYLEDVKRFFSRYWPLS